The Opitutus sp. DNA window GGGACATCACCGAATTGAAAAACAGCCAGGAGCGCCTCCAGTTGTTCTCCCGCGCCGTTGAACAAAGCCCGGCCAGCGTCGTCATCACCAACACTCGCGGCGACATCGAGTACGTGAACGACAAGTTCACCCGCCTTACCGGCTACTCTCGCGCCGAAGTTTTGGGCAAAAACCCCCGCGTGCTTAAATCCGGGGAGACCTCGCCAGAGGCCTATTTCGAACTGTGGGCCACCCTGAGTCGCGGCGAGCCTTGGTCCGGGGTCTTCCACAATATGAACAAGGCCGGCCAGCTGTATTGGGAAGCCGCCACCATTACCCCGATTAAGACCGATGCCGGCGTGATCACCCACTACCTCGCCAGTAAAGAGGACATCACCGAGCGCCGCGCCGCCGAGGCCGCGCTGCGCCACGAACGCTGGCTGCTGAACTGCCTGATGGAAACGGTGCCCGCACTGATTTATTTCAAGGACAACGAGAGCCGGTTTATCCAGGTCAACCAGGCGCTGGCCACGTTCGTCGGCGCCGAGCCAGCAACGATCCTTGGCCGCACCGACTTCGACTTCTACCAGGCGGCCGATGCCGCCAAATGCGCCGACGACGAAGCGTCCATTCGTCAAACCGGCCGCCCGATCATCGACCAAATCGAGCAAATCACCCAGCGCAACGGCACCCGGCGCTGGTTCTCCACCAGCAAACTGCCTCTGCGTAACGCCGCCGGTATCATCACCGGCACCTTCGGCCTTTCCACCGACATCACGGTGCAAAAACGCTCCGACGAGGAGCGCGCGACCCTGCAAATCCAGCTCACCCAATCGCAGAAGCTGGAGTCCATCGGTATGCTTGCTGCGGGCATTGCCCACGAGATCAACACGCCCTCGCAATTCGTCACCGACAACCTCGCCTACGTCACCCAAGGAGTGGCTAAACTCGACCCGGTGCTGGAGGCGCATCCCCGCCTGCTCGCCGCGCTGCACGCAAGCGGGCCCTTGGCCCCCGACGTTGCGGAGTGGCTGGCAACCTTGCCCAACGTGAAACTCGAAGTCCTGCGCCGCGAATTACCCTCGGCGCTGGCCGACGCCCACGACGGCATGGTGCGCATCACCCAAATCGTGCGCGCCATGAAGAGTTACTCCCACCGCAGTGGCGACGCGTTGACCGCCTCCGACCTCAACCAAGCCATCGAGAACACCCTGATTGTTTGCCGCAATGAATGGAAATACGTGGCCGACATGCAGACCCACCTCGATCCCGCGCTGCCCGCAGTGCCGTGCCACCTGGGAGATTTCAACCAGGTGATCGTCAACTTGGTGGTCAACGCCGCGCATAGTATCGGCGACGTCGTGGCGAAAACCCCCGGCAGCAAAGGCGTCATCACGGTGAGCACGCGAGTGGCCGAAGGCTGGGCGGAAGTGCGGGTGGCCGACACCGGGGCCGGCATCCCCGAGAGCGCCCGCAGCCACATTTTCACGCCGTTTTTTACCACCAAGCAGGTCGGCAAAGGTACCGGCCAAGGGCTGGCGCTGGCGCGCTCGGTAATCGTCGACCGGCATAAAGGCACGTTGAGCTTCGAAACCGAGCTGGGGCGCGGCACCACGTTTTTTATTCGAATCCCGTTGGTGGCTGTGGTCGAAGCTGGAGCCGCCAACTCAGTCATAGGCAATCCGACCGCCCCCGGTCACCCCACACCCGCATGAACCACATCCTCTTCGTCGACGATGATCCGATGGTGCTCCGCGGGCTGCGGCGTGCGTTTAGCGAGCTTGAGGAGAGTTGGACGGCGGATTGCGTCAACAGCGGCGCGGAAGCCCTGCAAAAGCTCGCCGGCGGCCACTACGACGTGCTGGTGACCGACATGCGCATGCCCGGCATGAACGGCGCGCAACTGCTCGCCGAAGTCGTGCAACTGCGGCCCCAGATCGTGCGCATCGTGCTTTCCGGGCAGGCCGACCACGAGCTGCTGGTGCAGTGCGTGAACACCGCGCACCATTATTTTTCCAAGCCCTGCGACCCGGAGTTGTTGCGCACCACCGTGCAGCGCCTCTTCAATCTTGGCCAAGGCGTAGGCGACGACCGTACCCGCGGCTTGGTTAACCGACTGCCGCTGCTGCCGAGTCGGCCTGAGATTTACCAACGGCTGCTAACGGCCATCGCCGAGCCTAGCACCGACTTGGAATCGTTGGGCCGGCTGGTGGAATCCGACCAGGGCCTCACGGCCAAAGTCCTCAAGTTGGCCAACTCCTCGTTTTTCGGCTTTGGCCATTCGGTGCGCAGCGTAGCCGATGCGGTGAGCCTGCTCGGCGTCGAGGTGTTGAAGTCGATGGTGCTGAGCGTGCAGGTATTCGATTTTTGCAAACACTCGACCCGGGCCGGCCTGTCGATCGAGCGGCTGTGGGCGCGCGCCCAGGCGACGGCGGCGGCGGCGCGGAGGATTGCCCACGAGGAAGGACTGCCGCGCGAGCAGCAGGAGGCGGCGTTCACGGCGGGTATTTTGCACAACTGCGGGCTGCTGGTGTTGGCGGAAAACCTGCCCGATCAAGTGCGCGCC harbors:
- a CDS encoding HDOD domain-containing protein, with protein sequence MNHILFVDDDPMVLRGLRRAFSELEESWTADCVNSGAEALQKLAGGHYDVLVTDMRMPGMNGAQLLAEVVQLRPQIVRIVLSGQADHELLVQCVNTAHHYFSKPCDPELLRTTVQRLFNLGQGVGDDRTRGLVNRLPLLPSRPEIYQRLLTAIAEPSTDLESLGRLVESDQGLTAKVLKLANSSFFGFGHSVRSVADAVSLLGVEVLKSMVLSVQVFDFCKHSTRAGLSIERLWARAQATAAAARRIAHEEGLPREQQEAAFTAGILHNCGLLVLAENLPDQVRAAIALARNQHQPLYNGELQTYGSTHAEVAGYVLDLWGLPKSIVEAVASHLRGPGLLPAPAGQATATAPLDTLTLLHVAHGLVGERLTSIDGIAETALDLARLASLGIESRLPTWRACVAETLKPNP